The following are encoded in a window of uncultured Sphaerochaeta sp. genomic DNA:
- a CDS encoding superoxide dismutase, with protein sequence MFKQVELSYGFDALEPHIDELTMVTHYTKHHAGYTKNLNAAVEKDPSLKDRSIEDILKNLDSISDEKLRTAVRNNGGGYANHNLYFSILSPSAAHAPKGSLLDRIKKDFGSLDALKETLNSQAAGRFGSGWAFLVAHSDGSLEVVNTPNQDTPLMDKKGGVPILGIDVWEHAYYLKYKNLRADYLNAIWNVLDWAKVEEDYLKLLS encoded by the coding sequence ATGTTTAAGCAAGTTGAACTTTCCTACGGTTTTGATGCGTTGGAACCGCATATCGATGAATTAACCATGGTGACCCACTACACGAAACACCATGCTGGATATACAAAGAATCTTAATGCTGCGGTAGAGAAGGATCCAAGCCTGAAAGATCGCTCCATTGAAGACATACTCAAGAACCTCGATTCTATCTCCGACGAAAAGCTCAGAACCGCTGTGAGAAATAATGGGGGAGGGTATGCAAACCATAATCTTTATTTCTCGATTCTCAGTCCATCAGCCGCTCATGCACCTAAAGGCTCATTACTCGATAGAATCAAGAAAGACTTTGGAAGCCTTGATGCTTTGAAAGAAACCCTGAACAGTCAGGCAGCAGGAAGATTTGGTTCAGGCTGGGCATTCCTTGTTGCACATTCTGACGGGTCACTGGAAGTGGTAAATACCCCGAACCAGGATACACCCTTGATGGACAAGAAGGGTGGGGTGCCCATTCTTGGTATCGATGTTTGGGAGCATGCATACTACTTGAAATACAAGAACCTTAGGGCAGACTACCTGAACGCTATTTGGAATGTCCTTGATTGGGCAAAGGTAGAAGAAGACTACCTGAAACTCCTTTCATAG
- a CDS encoding DUF4032 domain-containing protein yields the protein MIQNKDKETYMDNHDIQKRQSIEYMIKNSDMFLDADYERLASHIEGHRYFLGKNLSMPITWDEATYSWMSNIYQPISQVMENWATQLSFPGRRKADLFFEICDHQYFLSLQQQKEVDVYNAALDYDVQFGKTIGRIIAKILSSNNAA from the coding sequence ATGATACAGAACAAAGACAAGGAGACCTATATGGATAACCACGATATACAGAAAAGACAAAGCATTGAGTACATGATCAAGAACTCTGACATGTTCCTGGACGCAGACTATGAACGTCTCGCTTCACACATTGAGGGACACCGCTACTTCCTTGGAAAGAACCTTTCCATGCCAATCACCTGGGATGAGGCAACCTACTCCTGGATGAGTAATATCTACCAGCCGATCAGCCAAGTAATGGAAAACTGGGCAACCCAGCTGAGTTTCCCTGGAAGAAGGAAAGCAGACCTCTTCTTCGAGATTTGTGACCATCAGTACTTCCTGAGCCTGCAACAGCAGAAGGAAGTCGATGTGTACAATGCTGCACTGGACTACGACGTACAGTTTGGCAAGACCATCGGAAGGATCATTGCAAAGATTCTCTCTTCCAACAATGCGGCATAA
- a CDS encoding nitroreductase family protein, which yields MWQYDMIYKRKSFHLFRGVERPLTDEELEEINTALRGCKPLVSDIKVATKIVPANETTCRRGETHCILFYSEKKEGYLENIGYIGEQIDLYLASRDIGALWYGIGKPKEKNHSGLEYVIMIAFVKMPPKTFRKDMFKAKRKPLEDIREGEGYDDILNIARFSPSACNSQPWYVSCEKKTLSVYRCTKPGKVGIMPAGSVSYYNQIDIGIFLYILELCMEHGGLVHARTLMFEHSELGKNLTAQYEITT from the coding sequence ATGTGGCAGTATGACATGATATATAAACGGAAGTCCTTCCATCTTTTTCGTGGCGTAGAGCGCCCCCTTACAGATGAGGAGCTAGAAGAGATCAATACAGCCTTACGTGGGTGTAAACCTCTTGTCAGTGATATCAAGGTTGCGACGAAGATTGTTCCGGCCAATGAGACAACCTGTAGAAGAGGGGAAACACACTGTATCCTGTTCTACAGTGAAAAGAAGGAAGGCTACCTGGAGAATATTGGCTATATCGGGGAACAAATCGATCTCTACCTGGCCTCGAGAGATATCGGTGCTCTCTGGTATGGGATCGGGAAGCCAAAAGAGAAGAACCACTCTGGGCTTGAGTATGTCATCATGATAGCCTTTGTAAAAATGCCGCCAAAAACATTTCGTAAGGATATGTTCAAGGCTAAGAGAAAACCGCTTGAAGATATCAGGGAAGGCGAGGGCTATGATGATATCCTAAATATTGCACGCTTCTCCCCCAGTGCATGCAACAGCCAGCCATGGTATGTTTCCTGCGAAAAGAAAACACTTTCCGTGTATCGCTGCACCAAGCCAGGAAAGGTTGGCATCATGCCCGCAGGGAGCGTCTCGTACTACAACCAGATCGACATAGGCATATTTCTTTATATACTTGAACTCTGTATGGAACATGGAGGTCTTGTTCATGCAAGGACCCTCATGTTTGAACATAGTGAACTTGGGAAAAATCTCACAGCGCAATACGAGATAACCACATGA
- a CDS encoding alpha/beta fold hydrolase: MKEKAVLYIHGKHGSKDELDRLKPLLQTKEYDGYAIDLPGHGQSKEDLASFTPWGSEPLLETSFGMLSMDYSQVTLIANSIGCYFSMHALQGKTIDKALFISPILSMEQLITDMITWAGITEAELQKKKEIHTEFGEILSWDYLQFVRKNPIKWEIPTSVLYAGHDTLTSRDTIDSFVSAHEAALTVYEDGEHWFHTPEQLEFLDQWLLKQL; this comes from the coding sequence ATGAAAGAAAAAGCAGTTCTCTACATACACGGCAAACATGGCAGCAAGGATGAACTAGATCGTCTAAAACCATTACTTCAGACCAAAGAGTATGATGGATATGCCATCGACTTGCCAGGGCATGGCCAGAGCAAAGAAGATCTTGCAAGCTTTACTCCATGGGGTTCAGAGCCTCTACTGGAAACCTCCTTTGGAATGCTTTCAATGGATTATTCGCAGGTCACCCTTATCGCTAACAGCATTGGGTGTTACTTCTCCATGCACGCATTGCAGGGTAAGACAATTGATAAAGCCCTATTCATCTCTCCCATTCTTTCCATGGAGCAGCTTATAACCGATATGATCACTTGGGCAGGTATTACTGAGGCAGAGTTGCAGAAGAAAAAGGAAATACACACGGAATTTGGAGAAATACTTTCGTGGGATTATCTTCAATTTGTTCGAAAAAACCCCATCAAATGGGAAATTCCGACCTCTGTACTCTATGCAGGACACGATACGTTGACCTCCAGGGATACCATCGATTCCTTCGTCAGTGCTCATGAAGCAGCACTCACCGTCTATGAAGATGGAGAGCATTGGTTCCATACTCCTGAACAATTGGAGTTCCTTGATCAGTGGCTCCTGAAGCAACTGTAA
- the nth gene encoding endonuclease III, with protein sequence MDKNTYASLIYERLDTLLPEDIQFLEQRDPFRFLISVILSAQTTDRTVNAVVRTLFAEYPDAPSLAKAKREDVEEIIFPTGFYRNKAKNIIACAQALGDGGLPETMEELVKLPGVGRKTASCVLGDIYGKPAIIVDTHFGRVVNRLGLVSTKDPEKIEREVASLLEPRFHYRFSMTANLFGRTTCHAKKPSCEDCPFSDVCPSRDVFLKKHSK encoded by the coding sequence ATGGATAAGAATACATACGCGAGTTTGATATATGAACGTTTGGACACGCTCCTTCCAGAAGATATTCAGTTTCTGGAGCAGCGTGACCCCTTCAGATTCCTGATCAGTGTCATCCTTTCGGCCCAGACAACTGATCGAACGGTCAACGCAGTGGTGCGAACCTTATTTGCTGAATATCCCGACGCTCCCTCCCTTGCCAAGGCAAAGAGGGAGGATGTGGAAGAGATTATCTTTCCTACCGGTTTCTATCGAAACAAGGCAAAGAACATCATTGCCTGCGCACAGGCTCTTGGTGATGGAGGGCTTCCTGAAACCATGGAAGAGTTGGTCAAGCTTCCTGGAGTGGGGAGAAAGACAGCCAGCTGCGTGCTGGGTGACATCTATGGTAAGCCAGCCATTATTGTCGACACACATTTTGGAAGAGTCGTGAACCGGCTTGGGTTGGTTTCAACCAAGGACCCGGAGAAAATTGAGAGGGAAGTGGCTTCACTCCTGGAGCCACGCTTTCATTATCGCTTTTCCATGACAGCCAACCTGTTTGGGAGAACCACCTGTCATGCAAAGAAACCAAGCTGTGAAGATTGTCCGTTCAGTGATGTCTGCCCGAGTCGAGATGTTTTTCTGAAAAAACATTCCAAGTGA
- the rpmB gene encoding 50S ribosomal protein L28, translating into MARRCEICGKGTVAGNSVPRKGQAKKHGGVGQHIGVTTKRVFRPNIVSVKTLVKGTPRTIKVCTRCLRSGKIEKLV; encoded by the coding sequence ATGGCTCGTAGATGTGAGATTTGCGGAAAAGGAACGGTTGCAGGAAATAGTGTTCCGAGAAAAGGACAAGCCAAGAAGCATGGCGGTGTTGGTCAACACATTGGTGTTACCACAAAGCGCGTATTCCGCCCCAACATCGTGTCTGTGAAAACTTTGGTCAAGGGAACTCCCCGTACCATTAAGGTTTGCACACGTTGCTTGCGGAGCGGTAAGATCGAGAAGCTCGTATAA
- the thrA gene encoding bifunctional aspartate kinase/homoserine dehydrogenase I, whose product MNDIRVHAVESINLVSQDGLEKLIRILHTSGETHQVVVLAPFTDENLELTNLLHLAKQRDERLWSMQEQRFTRWTTLVEDLLTVPAGSKVLDRIKQGFANLEDILRSIWLVQEISEGVERYTSTLCDSWVADLACHWANLHNLPADLLSYADSLKKQSVEESALFIYGAVKDGQSEYAAASLAAQLEAVGVTFWNNSSLLHNADHREVPSALVIRSLSYAEATELSFFGAPIIHSHALVPAIAASLDVQLRCWENEEDPGTVISKHGDQKEPNRVKGFSIIHDIALINVEGAGMSGVIGIASRLFSAMRKASISVVLISQASSEYSICFAVPEREAERACATARKEFAPELEAASIQSIEAETGLAVLAAVGEQMTGQAGVAGKFFSSLGKAGVNVIAIAQGSSETNISAVIKGIDSKKALRALHARFFLSKRAISVGLLGPGNIGGTLLQQIAKETTRLKEQFGLDIHIRGIANSRKMLLDQDGIDPGDWKERFDKEAVELDQDLFTRHIGATYFPHSLIIDCTTSSKLAGQYVSWLESGIHVITPNKKAGTAPMEYYQRLLETSMRTGKRFLYETTVGAGLPIIWTLKDLVQTGDTVHRIEGIVSGTLAWLFSSYDGSVPFSSLVRQAKEMGYTEPDPRDDLSGMDVGRKTVILARELGYSLEVEDIPIQSLVPESLDGCSPSEFMEKLEAIDPVIEKAYKDAAAKGEKLRYVGIVDEEGNCSASLKSYAIDHPFAQASGTDNVICFTTDRYLSQPLVIKGPGAGREVTAGGVFSDILRLAAYLGARI is encoded by the coding sequence ATGAATGACATACGGGTACACGCAGTAGAAAGCATCAATCTTGTCTCACAGGATGGTTTGGAAAAGCTCATCCGAATTCTTCACACCTCCGGGGAGACACACCAAGTAGTGGTGCTTGCCCCATTCACTGATGAAAACCTTGAACTCACCAACCTCTTGCACCTGGCAAAGCAACGTGATGAGAGGCTTTGGTCCATGCAGGAACAACGTTTCACCCGTTGGACAACCTTGGTGGAGGACCTGCTCACAGTGCCTGCTGGTAGCAAGGTTCTTGACAGGATCAAGCAAGGGTTTGCAAATCTGGAAGATATCCTTCGTTCAATCTGGTTGGTTCAGGAGATCAGTGAAGGGGTGGAGCGCTATACAAGCACACTCTGTGACAGTTGGGTTGCTGACCTTGCCTGCCATTGGGCCAATTTGCATAATCTTCCAGCCGACCTCCTCAGTTATGCCGATTCCCTGAAGAAACAGAGTGTTGAGGAATCGGCACTGTTTATCTATGGAGCGGTAAAGGATGGTCAAAGCGAATATGCTGCAGCGTCCCTTGCTGCACAGCTAGAGGCGGTCGGGGTAACGTTCTGGAATAATAGTTCCTTGCTCCACAATGCTGACCACAGGGAAGTCCCTTCTGCGCTGGTTATCCGCTCCCTCTCCTATGCAGAAGCAACTGAGCTTAGCTTCTTTGGTGCTCCCATTATTCACTCCCATGCACTTGTACCTGCCATTGCTGCCTCCCTGGATGTGCAACTTCGCTGTTGGGAAAACGAAGAAGACCCAGGGACCGTTATCAGCAAGCATGGAGACCAGAAGGAACCAAATAGGGTGAAGGGATTTTCCATTATCCATGACATTGCCCTTATAAATGTGGAAGGAGCTGGAATGAGTGGTGTCATTGGCATCGCAAGCCGGCTCTTTTCAGCCATGAGAAAGGCTTCCATATCAGTTGTCCTTATCAGTCAGGCTTCCAGTGAGTATTCCATCTGTTTTGCTGTTCCCGAGAGAGAGGCAGAACGTGCCTGCGCCACAGCAAGGAAGGAGTTCGCTCCTGAGCTTGAGGCTGCCTCCATTCAGAGTATTGAGGCTGAAACCGGGCTTGCAGTCCTTGCAGCTGTTGGTGAGCAGATGACAGGCCAGGCAGGGGTTGCTGGGAAGTTTTTCTCTTCCTTGGGCAAGGCAGGGGTAAATGTCATTGCCATCGCACAGGGCTCGAGCGAGACAAACATCAGCGCAGTTATCAAGGGAATTGACAGCAAGAAGGCCTTACGGGCACTGCATGCGCGGTTCTTCCTTTCCAAGCGAGCAATTTCTGTTGGGTTGCTTGGCCCCGGAAATATTGGGGGTACGTTGCTGCAGCAGATTGCAAAGGAAACCACCAGACTGAAAGAACAGTTTGGGCTCGATATTCATATCAGGGGTATTGCCAACTCAAGGAAAATGTTGCTTGACCAGGACGGTATCGATCCAGGAGACTGGAAGGAACGCTTTGACAAGGAAGCTGTTGAACTCGACCAGGATCTCTTTACCCGCCACATTGGCGCAACCTATTTCCCGCACTCCCTGATCATAGACTGTACGACCAGCAGTAAGCTTGCTGGACAGTATGTTTCATGGCTGGAGTCAGGGATCCATGTCATTACCCCGAACAAGAAGGCAGGAACTGCTCCCATGGAGTACTACCAGCGTTTGCTGGAGACTTCCATGCGTACAGGAAAGCGTTTCCTTTATGAGACCACTGTCGGTGCAGGGCTTCCCATTATCTGGACCTTGAAAGACCTGGTTCAGACAGGGGACACCGTACACCGCATTGAGGGGATAGTCAGCGGCACGCTTGCCTGGCTCTTCTCCAGCTATGATGGTAGTGTTCCCTTCAGTTCACTGGTGAGACAGGCAAAGGAGATGGGCTATACTGAGCCTGATCCAAGGGATGATCTCTCAGGCATGGACGTAGGCCGAAAGACGGTCATTCTTGCAAGGGAGCTGGGATACTCCCTGGAAGTGGAAGATATTCCCATCCAGAGTCTGGTTCCTGAGTCTCTCGATGGTTGCTCCCCAAGTGAGTTCATGGAAAAATTGGAAGCAATCGATCCAGTCATAGAAAAAGCATACAAAGATGCTGCAGCGAAGGGAGAGAAACTCCGCTATGTCGGGATTGTTGATGAAGAAGGTAATTGTAGTGCTTCCTTGAAGAGCTATGCGATTGACCATCCATTTGCCCAGGCAAGCGGTACCGATAATGTGATTTGTTTTACCACCGACCGGTACTTGAGCCAACCTCTGGTGATCAAGGGACCGGGAGCAGGAAGGGAAGTTACTGCCGGTGGTGTATTCTCTGATATTCTTCGATTGGCAGCCTATCTTGGGGCCAGAATCTAG